The DNA window ATCATGGGGACATCCTGGACCCGATCCTGCTCGGCGCCCCGGAGGAGGTGGACGCCACCCTCCGCGAGGTGCGTGTGGACCGCCGCGTCCTCGTCGCGCACCACGCCGGCCTCGACCTGCTGAATCGGCGGAGGTACTTCGACGCCGCGCAGTCCGCCACGCCCACCGCTGACTGGGGCCGGGTCCGGAAGCATCTCGGACCGTGAGCTCGGCAGCGGCCGGCGTCTCGCGGACGGCGACGTCCGCGCGACGTCACGCTCGATAAGGTCGCGGACGCACACGACGTCGACGAGCAAGGAACCGCGACATGACCGCCGAGCCCACAGGCAGCACGCGTCCCGACCCGGCACCCGGCGCCGTCGCGCTGACCGGCCGGCTGCTCTGCGCGGACCTCGACGAGGCCGCTGCGGTCCGCGAGCATCTGCCCGAGCACGTCGCCCTCACCCTCGCAGAGCCCGGCTGCCTCCGCTTCGCGGTCGAGCCGACGGAGGACCCCCTGGTCTGGACCGTCTCCGAGCTCTTCGAGGACCAGCTCGCGTTCGACGCGCACCAGGCCCGCGTCCGCTCGAGCAGGTGGTTCGAAGCCACCTCGGCGATCGCCCGGGACTACACCGTGGAGACCCTCACCGGCGAGGTCTGAGGGAGATGCTCGCGTGCCGCACCGGGCCGCGAACCTGAGATGATCCGTCGGTGCCCCACAGCGCCTTCGACCCCCGAGCAGTGCGTCGCGCGGTCCTCACCGTCGCGCTGCTGAACCTCGGCTACTTCGTCGTCGAGTTCACCGTCGCGCTCGGAGCAGGCTCCGTGGCGCTGCTCGCCGACAGCGTCGACTTCCTCGAGGACACCGCGATCAACCTCCTGATCGTCGTGGCCCTCGGCTGGGCCACCGCCCGACGGGCCGTGATGGGCAAGGTCATGGCGCTCGTGATCCTCGTGCCTGCCGCGTTCGCCGCCTGGGAGGCGGTCAGCAGGTTCCCCGCGCCACCGGCACCGGCGGTGCTGCCCGTCGTCCTCGCCTCCCTCGGCGCCGTGGTGGTCAACGGCGCCAGCGCCCTGATCATCTCCCGCGTGCGCCGGCACGGCGGCTCGCTGGGCCGTGCCGCCTTCCTCTCCGCCCGCAACGACGTGCTGGTCAACCTCGCCATCATCGCGATGGCGGTGATCACGGCCTGGACCGCCTCCGGCTGGCCCGACCTCGTGCTGGGCTGCCTGATCATCCTGCTCGCGCTGCACGCGGCCCATGAGGTGTGGGAGGTCAGCGAGGAGGAGCGACTGGGCGCCCGCGCGCTCGCCGGGGAGACGATCGACTGACGGGCCCGCGACGTCGGGCGGGGCCCCCGGAGACGATCGACACCGGGCATTCACCGTCCCGTCATCATCCGGTCTCCGGGTCCCCGACAGGCTTCTCTACGGTGCGCGCATGTCCCTCACCCAGCGCACCCGCCGTGCAGCCCTCGCCCTGACCGCGACCACCGCCCTCACCGCCCTGCTCGGAGCGGGCAGCGCCACCGCCGCCCCCGCCCACGAGGTCACCCTCACCCCGCTCGGCACCTACTCCACCGGGGCCTTCGACGAAGGCGCCTCCGAGATCGTCGCCCATGACCCCGCCACCCAGCAGGTCTTCGTGGTCAACGCCCAGGCCGGCACCGTCGACGTCCTGGACATCTCGGATCCGACCGCTCCCACGAAGGTGGGCACCCTCGACACCCCGGGCGCCAACTCCGTCGCCGTCCACGGTGGTCTCATCGCGGTCGCCGAGCAGGCCGAGACCACCACCGACCCCGGCACCGTCTCCTTCTTCGACGGCGGCAGCCTGGAGAAGATCCGCTCGC is part of the Brachybacterium ginsengisoli genome and encodes:
- a CDS encoding putative quinol monooxygenase, whose amino-acid sequence is MTAEPTGSTRPDPAPGAVALTGRLLCADLDEAAAVREHLPEHVALTLAEPGCLRFAVEPTEDPLVWTVSELFEDQLAFDAHQARVRSSRWFEATSAIARDYTVETLTGEV
- a CDS encoding cation transporter, producing MPHSAFDPRAVRRAVLTVALLNLGYFVVEFTVALGAGSVALLADSVDFLEDTAINLLIVVALGWATARRAVMGKVMALVILVPAAFAAWEAVSRFPAPPAPAVLPVVLASLGAVVVNGASALIISRVRRHGGSLGRAAFLSARNDVLVNLAIIAMAVITAWTASGWPDLVLGCLIILLALHAAHEVWEVSEEERLGARALAGETID
- a CDS encoding DUF6357 family protein is translated as MVPDHGDILDPILLGAPEEVDATLREVRVDRRVLVAHHAGLDLLNRRRYFDAAQSATPTADWGRVRKHLGP